ATATACAGTGCACTTTCCTTcattctgtttgttttcttgcagTATGGTTggtagttttcttttttgttaaaacGTTAACAGTCCGACAGTTCGCCTAAGGTTTATGCAATAGTTAGAAACACAACTGGGAATCAACGAAACGGAACTCGACATTCGGGTTTTACATAACTCAAAATATATTATGTGTATAATATATGTAATTATATGTGTATAATGcgcatttttatcatttttccaagcataaataaaataacccTTGCGTGACTGTCGCAAGCCGTTCAAATGCATGCAAGAAAACTGTTGCGAGCGTAACATTTTCAAGAGATTTGTTTACATCGTTGCTGTCAGTCTGAAAACCGAGCAAATGGGACGAAGTGTgaatcaaaacacaaacacacggtgAGGTCTCTACGCGGTGTAATCTGGCTATGAAATCGAATATTCATACGTTGGATCGTCTTAAAAGTGAATTAAGTATTCTCCAAAGCTTTAAAGAATCCAGGGAATGTGCTATGGCGTTGTGTTTTTAACGTGATAGACAGTTTGCAGATATTTTACGAACGAAATTGAGTGATTGTTGGTGGATAACGAATTCATTGGTTGAAAAGCTCACCAATTTCGCAATCCGCAATTGTAGTTTTGAAAGAAATTGCCATCAAAAGGAATAGAATTGAGTGAACGACGAGTCGATTCGTTATGGCAAAGATGCAAGAAAACTGGCGCGACGCTATTGCGGACAGACTTCgggaacgaaataaaaatgaatcgGCTCGGTTTGCTGATATTATACATTACAGTAAGTGTCCTTGTGGAACCGGTTCACTGACACAGAAGAGAGCGATAAATTAGATTATGTGTGCGTAGTAATACATCCTGTACCGAGTGCAATATGCGCGCTCATCGGTCATACTTTCTTCGGTTACCTCTTTCACTGGGAAAGTGAAAAGAGAAAGTGACTTTTGTAACGCATTTCGGATGAAGTTTTGCATCACAGAGCAACCATATGGTGCTAAaggttgttgatttttttgtttcacactATTTTTTCTGATATTGCAGATAATCGTTTATTCGATACGGCAGCTAAACTGCGGCAGGAAAATTTGGAtttgaaaattgataaaaaaattcGGGACAGTGTAAATGTTACCGGCGCGGGTGGTAGTAGCACTGGGTTCGCGACGGATGTAGCAGCCATAACGAACGCCCAAATTCAATCGCTTGAAAAGAAGGTGCTTGCCCAACAGGAAGAGCTAACAGAACTCCATAAACGCAAGGGCGAACATTCGCAAATGGTGATAAACCTTAACCAGAAGCTGTCCGATCTGCAGCGGCTGCTGATCGAGAAAGAGCGGGTACTGGCAGAGAAGACGGCACTGAGCATTTCGTTGAAAGAAGAGCTAGACGAACTGAAAGCCTCACACGTTACAATAAAGGATGAATCGCTAGCTTCGCAGTTGCGCGCTAATGCGGCCGAAGACAAGCTGCGCGCTGTGCAGGATGAGAACACGAAACTGCTCAACCTGCTAATGGAATATAAATCGCGCGATGCCGAGATTATGAACAAGGAGAATGATAAGTTTGTTAAGGAGAAAAAGGCTCGCATAGAAAGTGAACTGGAACGGGCAATACGCGACATACCGGGTCCTTCGTCACTCGGACCTGATCTGGATCGGTTCGATGTAGACGGATTGCCGGAAGGTGTGGAgtttaagtttgatgctcacGACGGTGAGGTCAATGCGGTACGCTGGAGTCCGATCGAGCGTATCGTAGCCACCGGTGGTGCTGACCGAAAGGTTAAACTGTGGGACGTGGGAAAAGGTAACAGAACATTTTAATCCGAAGCACAGCCGCCAGCAGAAATTAATCGTAAATTTTTCCCATTTAAGGTATTTGTGAACAGCGCGGTGTGCTTGTGGGCAGTAATCAAGGCATCAATTCGGTTGAATTTGATACTACCGGGTCAATGATATTGGCCGCTTCTAATGATTCAGCCAGCCGTATGTGGTCAGTGGTGGATCATCGGTTAAGGGTGAGTGAAAATTATGATATTACTCTCTTTACGATTATCAgacatttattattatatttagaAAGTACAcggttgtgtttattttttaaatttattcactttattaaaataatgtttcacaTTACAGTAACGTTTTCCTATTTATCGCTGTAAACCGATGTTGGTTGGTTGAGCCACTGCTACTAATCGCTGTTGTTCTGCGCTGTAGTGTCTAGCGAATACATAGAAAACATATGCATATGTATTGTATGTAGTACTATTGCGTTGAGACACGCTTTTGCAATTCCTTCCTCAAGGGATTGCTGTGCGTGGCAGTTCGgttagattttgttttatttttttttttgtaacgttTTGTATCTTTTCTGATACTCTCACATTCGTTCCTTCCATATACTACCCTAAGGTTGTTTTGCGCAATTAAGTTAATGTTAATTTGATTTcattacatttaaattaagttaaattaTCATTTACTTTTTTGACTTTTATgcggtgtgtgtctgtgtttcattttttgttatttttttatcatttttcatttcacttacATCTTGGCTTCCTCAACTTGATTCGTAAAGCGCGATTAGAAGTTGTGTTTACTGGAGCTGTGAATGCTAATGGGTTTTGTCAATACCGGTGAACAAGCTACTAGTAGCTGTGTCGAGACGAAATAACAATgcactttaaaatattaaaagaaacacTGGATGAAGAATATGTTTGCTGTAGTACCAGTAATGTCTGAGCTGATTTATCTTcgcttgaaaaaaaataatgtcgACATCATTTGCTAATTGCGTCCTTTGCTACTAACTATTGTTATGTATCTCTTACTGTGGCTAAGGTTAGTTAGTTTGCGAATGTGAAATGCCATCGCGTGTAGCGACAGTTTTATGCGAAGGTAATGCAGAAGACCAACCATTGACGGTATTGATCTTCTTGTTTGTC
The Anopheles moucheti chromosome 2, idAnoMoucSN_F20_07, whole genome shotgun sequence genome window above contains:
- the LOC128299481 gene encoding autophagy-related protein 16-1, whose amino-acid sequence is MAKMQENWRDAIADRLRERNKNESARFADIIHYNNRLFDTAAKLRQENLDLKIDKKIRDSVNVTGAGGSSTGFATDVAAITNAQIQSLEKKVLAQQEELTELHKRKGEHSQMVINLNQKLSDLQRLLIEKERVLAEKTALSISLKEELDELKASHVTIKDESLASQLRANAAEDKLRAVQDENTKLLNLLMEYKSRDAEIMNKENDKFVKEKKARIESELERAIRDIPGPSSLGPDLDRFDVDGLPEGVEFKFDAHDGEVNAVRWSPIERIVATGGADRKVKLWDVGKGICEQRGVLVGSNQGINSVEFDTTGSMILAASNDSASRMWSVVDHRLRHTLTGHSGKVLAAKFLGAAFLVTGSHDRTLKIWDLKNRSCTETKFAGSSCNDLVTTDSFSFISGHVDKKIRFWDVRTADCTANDIPLQGKITSLDLSKDGKFLLCCVRDDTINLLDLRQNRIVRTFRNDNFKVGCDWSRVAFSPSSSRIAAGSADGSVFIWNINGPLETVLKDPNGSGAAVTAVSWHPFSSTLASVDRAKKCTIWSNA